A window of the Hordeum vulgare subsp. vulgare chromosome 5H, MorexV3_pseudomolecules_assembly, whole genome shotgun sequence genome harbors these coding sequences:
- the LOC123452822 gene encoding probable histone H2A.5, with the protein MDASGTVAKGKKGAAGCKVGGPWKKSVSHSVKAGLQFPVGHIGRYLKKGRYAQRLGTGAPVYLAAILEYLVAELLELAGNAAKDNKKSRIIPRHLLLAVRNDEELGKLLADVTIAHGGVVPNINTVLLPKRTVEKEGKAHKSPKKAATPKKA; encoded by the coding sequence ATGGACGCCTCCGGCACCGTCGCGAAGGGAAAGAAAGGCGCCGCCGGGTGCAAGGTCGGCGGGCCATGGAAGAAGTCGGTGTCCCACTCGGTCAAGGCCGGCCTCCAGTTCCCCGTCGGCCACATCGGGCGGTACCTCAAGAAGGGTCGCTACGCGCAGCGCCTCGGCACGGGTGCCCCCGTCTACCTCGCTGCCATCCTCGAGTACCTCGTCGCCGAGCTGCTGGAGCTTGCCGGGAACGCCGCCAAGGACAACAAGAAGAGCCGCATCATCCCCCGCCACCTGCTGCTCGCTGTCAGGAATGACGAGGAGCTCGGCAAGCTGCTGGCCGACGTCACCATCGCGCACGGCGGCGTGGTCCCCAACATTAACACGGTGCTGCTCCCCAAGAGGACCGTGGAGAAGGAGGGCAAGGCGCACAAGTCGCCCAAGAAGGCCGCCACGCCGAAGAAGGCCTGA
- the LOC123452820 gene encoding cell division cycle 5-like protein, giving the protein MRIMIKGGVWKNTEDEILKAAVMKYGKNQWARISSLLVRKSAKQCKARWYEWLDPSIKKTEWTREEDEKLLHLAKLMPTQWRTIAPIVGRTPSQCLERYEKLLDAACAKDENYEPNDDPRKLRPGEIDPNPESKPARPDPVDMDEDEKEMLSEARARLANTRGKKAKRKAREKQLEEARRLASLQKRRELKAAGIDNRHKKRKRKGIDYNAEIPFEKRPPPGFYDTVGEDRPLEHVQFPTTIEELEGRRRVDVEAQLRKQDIAKNKILQRQDAPAAIMQANKLNDPEAVTRRSKLMLPPPQISDIELEEIAKMGNAGDPALAEELGEGSTATRTLLANYSQTPRLGMTPLRTPQRTPGGKGDAIMMEAENLARLRESQTPLLGGDNPELHPSDFSGVTPRKKEIQTPNPMATPLASPGPGVTPRIGMTPSRDGNSFGLTPKATPFRDELHINEEVEMQDSAQLELRRQAELRKGLRSGFASIPQPKNEYQIVMPPITEENEESEEKIEEDMSDRLARERAEEQARQEALLRKRSKVLQRSLPRPPAASVEILRQSLIKGGESRSTFVPPTSLEQADELINEELLRLLEHDNAKYPLDEPTQKEKKKGSKRQANGASFVPEIEGFDEHELKEASSMVEEEIQYLRVAMGHENGAFEDFVKSHDACQEDLMYFPTNNSYGLASVAGNADKISALQHEFEMVKKRMDDEAKKASRLEQKIKLLTQGYQARAAKLGSQIQDTFKQMNTAATEHECFQELQKQEQMASAYRVRNLAEEVNKQKALERTLQSRYGDLLSGYQSIQEQLEEHKRLLNLQKEAIEAENRAKEEEAAAQRAKEEEAAAQHAKEEEAAAQDRAKEESAAQDRAKEEEAAAQDRAREEESAAQDRAREEEAAAQNRAKEVEAAAQNNAAEEENERKSHGIEDESGQTTRVTDEEAAGSKEINGDQMDVDNADVDGELVGPIPPLPYAQVDSDGASVEQSTSNAQHGDSVTNVEAIDKVDSSKLDGQDNTDASMDVDAPSQEEGKNVLPAPDVITSVDAGNTPLSSDQSVSNEESAVVPE; this is encoded by the exons ATGAGGATCATGATCAAGGGCGGGGTGTGGAAGAACACCGAGGACGAGATCCTCAAGGCGGCCGTCATGAAGTACGGCAAGAACCAGTGGGCGCGCATCTCCTCGCTGCTCGTCCGCAAGTCCGCCAAGCAGTGCAAGGCCCGCTGGTATGAGTGGCTCGACCCCTCCATCAAGAAG ACTGAGTGGAcaagggaagaggatgagaagctGCTCCATCTTGCCAAGCTCATGCCTACTCAATGGAGGACTATTGCACCTATTGTAGGTCGAACACCATCCCAGTGCCTCGAGCGTTATGAAAAATTGCTTGATGCTGCCTGTGCAAAGGATGAGAATTATGAGCCTAACGATGACCCAAGAAAGTTGCGACCTGGGGAGATTGATCCAAACCCCGAGTCAAAACCTGCACGTCCGGATCCTGTTGACATGGACGAAGATGAAAAGGAAATGCTTTCTGAGGCAAGGGCTCGCTTGGCTAACACCAGGGGTAAAAAGGCAAAACGGAAGGCAAGAGAAAAACAACTTGAAGAGGCAAGGCGGCTTGCATCACTGCAAAAAAGGAGAGAACTGAAGGCAGCTGGTATTGATAACCGGCACAAGAAAAGGAAGAGAAAGGGAATTGACTATAATGCCGAGATCCCTTTTGAAAAGAGACCCCCTCCAGGCTTTTATGATACAGTGGGTGAGGACAGGCCACTTGAGCATGTGCAGTTTCCAACTACCATTGAGGAGCTCGAAGGAAGGAGAAGAGTGGATGTAGAGGCTCAGTTAAGAAAGCAAGACATTGCAAAGAACAAGATTCTGCAGAGGCAGGATGCCCCTGCCGCAATAATGCAAGCAAATAAACTCAATGACCCAGAAGCTGTCACAAGAAGGTCCAAACTAATGCTTCCACCACCCCAAATTTCTGATATTGAATTAGAGGAGATTGCTAAGATGGGCAATGCCGGCGATCCTGCTCTAGCCGAGGAGCTTGGTGAAGGAAGTACTGCTACCAGGACACTGCTTGCAAATTATTCCCAGACTCCAAGGCTTGGTATGACACCATTGCGAACGCCGCAACGAACGCCAGGTGGGAAAGGTGATGCTATTATGATGGAGGCAGAGAATCTTGCACGTCTAAGGGAATCACAAACACCTCTTTTAGGAGGCGATAACCCGGAGCTTCATCCATCAGATTTCTCTGGCGTTACACCACGTAAGAAAGAGATACAGACTCCAAATCCCATGGCAACACCTCTGGCTAGCCCTGGCCCTGGTGTTACCCCAAGGATTGGTATGACACCATCCAGAGATGGAAATTCCTTTGGGTTAACTCCAAAAGCGACCCCTTTCAGGGATGAGCTTCACATAAATGAAGAGGTGGAAATGCAAGACAGCGCACAGCTAGAGCTTCGTAGGCAAGCAGAGTTAAGAAAAGGTCTGCGATCTGGTTTTGCTTCTATTCCACAGCCTAAGAATGAGTACCAGATAGTTATGCCACCTATTACAGAGgagaatgaagaatctgaagagaAAATTGAAGAGGATATGTCAGACAGGTTAGCACGAGAAAGGgccgaggaacaagcaaggcaggAAGCATTGCTCAGAAAGAGGTCCAAAGTGTTGCAGAGGAGTTTGCCTAGGCCACCTGCTGCTTCAGTGGAGATTCTCCGGCAATCTCTGATTAAAGGTGGTGAAAGCAGAAGTACCTTTGTGCCTCCTACATCACTTGAACAAGCTGATGAACTAATAAATGAGGAGCTCCTTAGGCTCCTTGAGCATGATAATGCTAAGTATCCACTTGATGAACCAActcaaaaagagaaaaagaaagggaGCAAGCGTCAGGCAAACGGAGCTTCTTTCGTCCCTGAAATCGAAGGTTTCGATGAGCATGAACTAAAAGAG GCAAGTTCTATGGTTGAGGAAGAGATTCAATATCTTCGTGTGGCCATGGGCCATGAAAATGGAgcttttgaggattttgtgaagtCACATGATGCATGCCAAGAGGACCTTATGTATTTCCCTACTAACAACAGCTATGGTCTTGCTAGTGTTGCTGGAAATGCTGATAAAATTTCTgccttgcaacatgagtttgaaatGGTGAAGAAGAGAATGGATGACGAAGCAAAGAAAGCTTCTCGGCTTGAGCAGAAGATCAAACTGCTGACACAAGGTTACCAG GCGCGGGCTGCAAAATTGGGCTCACAGATCCAGGACACCTTCAAGCAGATGAATACTGCAGCAACAGAACATGAATGCTTCCAAGAGTTGCAGAAACAAGAACAGATGGCTAGTGCTTACCGTGTGAGAAATTTGGCTGAAGAAGTGAATAAACAGAAGGCATTAGAACGGACTCTCCAAAGCCGCTATGGTGATCTGTTGTCTGGTTACCAGAGCATCCAAGAACAACTTGAGGAGCACAAGAGGCTACTTAACCTACAGAAGGAGGCAATAGAGGCAGAAAACCGTGCCAAGGAGGAGGAAGCTGCAGCTCAACGTGCTAAGGAGGAGGAAGCTGCAGCTCAACATGCTAAGGAGGAGGAAGCTGCAGCTCAGGATCGTGCCAAGGAGGAATCTGCAGCTCAAGATCGTGCCAAGGAGGAGGAAGCTGCAGCTCAAGATCGTGCCAGGGAGGAGGAATCTGCAGCTCAAGATCGTGCCAGGGAGGAGGAAGCTGCAGCTCAAAATCGTGCCAAGGAGGTGGAAGCTGCAGCTCAGAACAATGCTGctgaggaagaaaatgagaggaagagtcATGGCATTGAAGATGAATCAGGACAGACGACTCGAGTTACTGATGAAGAAGCTGCAGGAAGCAAAGAAATCAATGGGGATCAGATGGATGTGGACAACGCAGATGTAGATGGAGAACTTGTAGGTCCTATTCCTCCGTTGCCGTATGCTCAAGTGGATAGCGATGGAGCTTCAGTTGAACAGAGTACCTCCAACGCTCAGCACGGTGACAGCGTTACCAACGTGGAAGCTATTGACAAGGTTGATTCATCCAAATTGGATGGTCAGGACAATACCGATGCTAGCATGGATGTTGATGCTCCTAGCCAGGAAGAGGGAAAAAATGTTCTTCCTGCTCCTGATGTTATTACCAGTGTAGATGCAGGGAACACACCCCTATCTTCAGATCAGTCTGTCTCGAATGAAGAGAGTGCCGTGGTCCCTGAATGA